From Vitis vinifera cultivar Pinot Noir 40024 chromosome 5, ASM3070453v1, the proteins below share one genomic window:
- the LOC100253229 gene encoding F-box protein CPR1, which produces MVRLAEEIIEEILLRLPVKSLLRFRCVCKAWCTLISQPQFTKAHLCRQRTHPITQILVPPSVDSQPNDGFSVDLDFPLGLSSSKGSTAILDSCHGLLCLVDGFYGFHIHQPPHELVLWNPSTRQSNHLPFPSFVNYSSCLYGFGYDSYSDDYKIVRVFSLSATHRTGFDVFSLKTNNWRRVQATHSSVIEYELATFFKGSVHWLARRPNGAGKRCVIVAFSFREEKVQEMELPSKSVFFGLRVLGECLCVAGLCSYDLDSDEMWVMEEYGKKESWKRLITFPYGTGDDSNGHFPRVLRFLENGPLLVVHAEKLVLCDPKENTWKNITTYKWTKFLQLDVALYVETLVSPYGKNGTVITVPNTLEISKKEMKGTRREVEADGTLMSLPNRRGINEQEERETNEEEEEDK; this is translated from the coding sequence ATGGTGAGACTAGCGGAGGAGATTATTGAGGAGATACTGCTGAGACTACCAGTGAAATCTCTGCTACGGTTCAGGTGCGTATGCAAAGCCTGGTGCACTTTAATCTCCCAACCCCAATTCACTAAAGCCCACCTCTGTCGACAACGTACACATCCCATTACTCAAATCCTCGTTCCCCCCTCCGTGGACTCACAACCGAATGATGGTTTTTCGGTGGATCTTGATTTTCCCTTGGGTCTCTCTAGCTCTAAAGGCAGTACAGCAATTCTGGATTCTTGTCATGGGTTGCTGTGTTTAGTTGATGGCTTTTATGGCTTTCATATCCATCAGCCCCCTCATGAACTCGTCTTATGGAACCCATCTACCAGACAGTCCAACCATTTGCCATTCCCTAGTTTTGTTAATTACAGTAGCTGCTTGTATGGTTTCGGCTATGATTCTTACTCCGATGACTACAAGATTGTTAGGGTTTTCAGCTTAAGCGCTACTCATAGAACCGGATTCGATGTTTTCAGTCTGAAAACCAATAATTGGAGAAGAGTTCAGGCGACCCATTCAAGTGTAATTGAATATGAGTTAGCAACTTTTTTCAAAGGGAGTGTCCATTGGCTAGCGCGGCGCCCGAATGGTGCCGGGAAACGTTGTGTAATAGTTGCTTTCAGTTTCAGAGAGGAGAAAGTTCAGGAGATGGAATTGCCAagtaaaagtgttttctttggTTTGAGGGTTCTAGGGGAATGCCTCTGTGTGGCTGGTTTATGTTCTTATGATTTAGATTCTGATGAGATGTGGGTGATGGAAGAATACGGTAAGAAGGAGTCTTGGAAAAGGTTAATCACTTTTCCATATGGAACTGGAGATGATTCAAATGGGCATTTCCCCCGTGTGTTGCGATTTTTGGAGAATGGTCCTCTACTGGTGGTTCATGCAGAGAAGTTGGTGCTCTGTGATCCTAAAGAAAACACATGGAAGAATATCACAACTTATAAATGGACTAAGTTTCTTCAGTTGGATGTGGCTTTATACGTAGAGACTCTAGTTTCACCCTATGGCAAGAATGGGACAGTGATCACTGTGCCTAACACACTGGAAATTAGTAAGAAGGAAATGAAGGGTACAAGGAGGGAGGTGGAGGCCGATGGGACACTAATGTCTTTGCCTAACAGAAGGGGAATCAATGAACAGGAGGAGAGGGAAACCAAtgaggaagaagaggaggaTAAGTAA